The Camarhynchus parvulus unplaced genomic scaffold, STF_HiC, whole genome shotgun sequence genome includes the window ggaatttttgggggaatttttggtggaatttttggggatttttggtgggaaatttgggaatttttggggggaatttttggggatttttggagaaaaaatgggattttttttgggcGAAAACCCTTTTGTGGAAGCAATTTGGGCATTTTTGCTCCGTGAATTTTGGCGTgaaaaaagtgacttttttcCGCACCTAATGTCGTCAGTTGTAGACCAAAGTTTGGGCAATTTTCCCACCGTGTTTTGCCACACGCCGGGTTCTTCTACATTTTAGGACCAAACTCTGGCGGTTATGCGACCGAGCTGCTTTGTGCAGAAGGTGGCCACGTTTCGACAGCACCGACTCCCGGACACTTCAGGCCCACTCCTGCACAGAAAAATTCACCCAAACATTCACTTATTTTTCGGCCAAAATTTGCACGTTTTTCGGCCAAAATTTGCGGTTTTTTCCCGGAAAAGATCGGATTTTTTCGGCcgaaaaatcccattttttccgTGAAAATTcgcattttttcctccaaaaattccccttttttccctccaaaaggccatttttcccaccaaattttggcatttttaggaccaaattttgggatttttcccaccaaattttgacatttttagaGCCcaattttaggatttttaggaccaaattttggcatttttcccaccaaattttgccattttttgggcCAAATTTTCGGATTTTTGGAGccaaattttgacatttttcccaCCAAATTTCGGCATTTTTGGAGCcaatttttagcatttttaggaccaaattttgacatttttaggaccaaattttgacatttttcgAGCCAAATTTGGACATTTTTCCCAccaaattttgccatttttcgGGCCAAATTTTCGGATTTTTGGAACcaaattttaggatttttaggaccaaattttggcatttttggggccaaattttgcatttttagagccaaattttgaaatttttcccaccaaattttgggatttttggagccaaattttgacatttttcccaccgaattttgggatttttcccaccaaattttgccatttttaggACCAAATTGTGGCATTTCTGGGGCcacattttgggatttttcccaccaaattttgccatttttcgGGCCAAATTTTCGGATTTTTGGAACcaaattttaggatttttaggaccaagttttgccatttttggagcaaaattttgggatttttccgccaaattttgccatttttaggaccaattttttggattttgggagcCAAATTTGGGGATTGTTCCCAccaaattttgagatttttagagccaaattttggcatttttaggaccaaattttgccatttttagaACCAAATTTTCGGATTTTTGGAGCcaaattttaggatttttaggaccaaattttgccatttttaggACCAACTTTTCGGATTTTGGGAgccaaatttgggatttttaaagaccaaattttgccatttttggagccaaattttggcatttttagagccaaatttttggattttgggagccaaatttggggattttttgagccaaattttgggatttttggagccaaattttgacatttttcccaccaaattttgggatttttaggaccaaattttggcatttttggggccaaatttgggcatttttaggaccgaattttgggatttttttcccagaaaaaatccGATTTTTTTTGGCCAAAATTTGCGTTTTTTTCCCGGAAAAAATCGGATTTTTTCCGCcgaaaaatcccattttttccgTCAAAATTcgcatttttttctccaaaaattcccaattttttcctcctaaaattcccattttttcctgccaaaattcccattttttctcaacattcccattttttcctgccaaaatttcaatttttttctcccaaaaaatccctttttctcctgccaAAATTcgcattttttccccaaaaattcccttttttttctgccaaaattcccatttatttcctcctaaaattcccaattttttccccaaaaaatgccccttttttcctcaacaaaattcccattttttcaccaaaaattcccatttttcccccaaaaaatcccatttttttctcataaaattcccattttttccccaaaaattcccttttttttctgccaaaattcccatttttccccccaaaaaattcccatttttccccccaaattttgacatttttagaaCCcaattttaggatttttaggaCCAAATTTTCGGATTTTGGGAGccaaattttgccatttttaggaccaaattttggcatttttaaagaccaaatttcagcatttttcccaCCAAATTTTGGCCTTTTTAGGACcaaattttaggatttttcccaccaaattttgggatttttagagccaaattttggcatttttcccaccaaattttgccatttttaggACCAACTTTTCGGATTTCGGGagccaaatttggggatttttcccaccaaatttggggatttttcccaccaaattttggcatttttagagCCAAATTTTCGGATTTTTGGagccaaattttgggatttttcggaccaaattttgccatttttcgGGCCAAATTTTCGGATTTTTGGAACtaaattttaggatttttaggaccaaattttggcatttttaggaccaaattttggcatttttcccaccaaattttgccatttttaggACCAACTTTTCGGATTTTGGGAGcgaaatttggggatttttcccaccaaattttgggatttttagagccaaattttggcatttttaggaCCAAATTTTACGATTTTTCCCAccaaattttgccatttttaggaccaaattttgccatttttagaACCAAATTTTCGGATTTTTGGAGCcaaattttaggatttttaggaccaaattttgccatttttaggaccaaattttgggatttttaaagaccaaattttggcatttttagagCCAAATTTTCGGATTTTGGGagccaaatttggggatttttaggaccaaattttgacatttttaggACCAAATTTAGGCATTTTTGGAGccaaattttggcatttttcccaccaaattttgccatttttaggACCAATTTTTCGGATTTTGGGagccaaatttggggatttttcccaccaaattttggcatttttagagccaaattttgggatttttggagccaaattttgacatttttcccaccaaattttgccatttttaggACCAAATTGTGGCATTTCTGGGGCcacatttggggattttggtgccGAGCTCTGGCCGCTGATGGGAGCcgagctgctgtgcagggccaaaaattcacccccaaattcactttttttaatgacaaaaatcccttttttgttgcccaaaatttgcctttttctccGGGAAAAAATCGGATTTTTTTTGGCcgaaaaatcaatttttttccgTCAAAATCCGcctttttttctgccaaaattcgcttttttcctgccaaaattccctttttatcCTCAAAAACTTcgcaattttttcccccaaaaattcccattttttcctgcctaAATTCGCTTTTTTCtgccaaaattcccatttttttctccaaaaaattccaatgttttcccaaaaaattccctttttttttctggtaaaattcccattttttcctgccaaaattcccattttatttcctgtcaaaattccctttttatcCTCAAAAAATTcgcaattttttccccaaaaaattctcattttttcctgccaaaattcccattttttctccaaaaaaatcccattttttcctcctaaaattcccattttttcctcaccaaaattcccatttttcccgccaaaattcccattttttttcccgccaaaatttcaaatttttcctGCCAAAATTCCcggttttttcccagaaaaaatccGCTTTTTTCGgccaaaaaatccaattttttccatcaaaatccgcattttttcccctattttttgtgaaaaaaaatcctttttttttcctcttaaaaatacttctttttcccccaattttcccccattttattccaaattattcctccattttattccaatttttccccattttattctgcatttttccccaattttcccccaatttcccccccaattttgcccattttattccaattttttccccaattttcccccattttattccaaatttttccccattttattccccattttctccccaattttccccagtttaatccaattttttttccccattttattctgaattttcccccaattttccccaatttttccccattttattctgaattttttccccaatgttcccccattttcccccacttttcccccattttattccaattttttccccattttattccaaattttcccccatttttcccccatttttccccattttattctgaattttatcccaattttccccaattttttccccatttttctctgattttattctaaatttttccccattttattcccaattttccccccaatttccccccaattttccccattttattccaattttttccccatttttccccatttttccccatttttccccattttattctgaattttatcccaatttttcccccaatttttccccattttctctgattttattctgaatttttccccattttattcccaattttccccaattttccccccaatttttccccattttattccaatttttcccaattttcccccattttattcccaatttcttcccaaatttctccccaattttcccctctttttcccccattttattcccttccccccccaattttcccccaattttcccccaattttctcccattttattccaatttttccccattttattctgaatttctccccaattttccccccaattttgcccattttattccaattttttccccaattttcccccaattttccccaattttctcccatttctcccattttattccaaatttttccccattttattctgaatttttccccaatttttccccattttattccaaatttttccccattttattcccaattttccccccaattttccccactTTAATccaatatttttccccattttattccaaattttccccaattttccccattttattccagttttttcccccattttattccaaatttttccccactttccccattttcccccaatttctttcccaatttttccccccatttttccccaattttgtccccattttattccaaattttcccccaatttccctccaatttttccccaattttctcccattttattccaaatttttccccatttttccccattttccccatttttcctttcccccaattttctcccattttattccaaatttttccccattttattctgaattttcctccaatttttccccaattttcccccaaattttccccattttattccaaaattttCGCCatttcattctgaatttttccccaatttttccccaattttccccaatttttccccaaatttccccccaattttcccccattttattcccttccccccaattttccccaattttcccccatttttttcccaattttcccccaaattttcccccattttattcccaatttccccccaattttttccctattttcccccaatttttccccattttattccgaattttccccaattttcccccaatttttccccaatttttccccaatttttccccaattttcccccaatttttccccaatttttccccaattttttcccccaattttccccaattttccccattttattcccaattttcccccatttcccccaccTTGCAATCCCTTGGGCAGCTCCATGGATTTGATGATTTGCTCGCTCACATCCGAGGCGCTCAGGCCctgcagcctcttctcccaaaaaagctgccaaaaaaaaaaggaaattttcaccaaaaagaagaaaaaattcaaaattttcatcaaaaagaagaaaaaattcgaaattttcatcaaaaacatagaaaaaattgggaattttcattaaaaaaggaaaaaaatccattttttcttcttttttccctccaaattttcccacatttctcctgattttttttcattttccccccattttattcccattttcccccaaattttccccattttatttcaagtttttcttcattttttccccccatttcctcccaattttttctccatttttccccaaattttctccaattttttcccaaattttttcccaatttttccccaatttccccaaatttttctccatttttttgccaattttccccaaatttttcccaatttttctcctatttttccccaattttcccccattttattcccatcttaacctgatttttccccattttattttcattttttcctcatttttctcccaaattttcccaattttcccccagattttccccattttattttcattttttctcaattttttccccaattttcccccatttcatttcaatttttttcttaattttttctccaattttccccccacttcctcccaattttttctcatttttttcccaaattttcaccatttttcccccaattttttctcaatttttccccaatttttcccaaattttcccatttttttaccaatttttccccaattttttccctcattttccccatttttttctcattttcccccaaattttccccattttattttcaattttttctcaatttttccccaattgttcccccatttcctcccaattttttctaattttttcccaaattttctccaattttttctccatttttcccaaattttctccaatttttccccatttttccccaatttttccccaacttttctcccattttttctccattttttgccaattttccccaaatttttccctatttttttccaatttctctccaatttttcccctatttttcccctattttccccatttttccccaatattttttacaaattttcccccattttacACCAAATTTCtgccaatttttccccaatttttttcccattttccagcaatttttccccaattttccccaatttttccccaatttttctcctatttttcccccatttttccccatttttcccccatttttttcccatttttgcccaattttccctattttttcccaattttccccaatttttcctcattttttcccccccattttttccccccatttttcccaattttctcccattttctccccaattttccccaatatttttcccaatttttcccccattttacACCAAATTTCtgccaattttttccccatttttccccaattttttccctattttttccaaactttctccttttccccattttttcccaatttccccattttttccccatttttccccaattttcccccattttttcccctttttttccccaattttttccacattttccccatttttttcttttttccccaatatttctctttttccccattttacacaaatttctgccatttcccaatttttccccatttccccaatttttcccgtttttccccatttttccgccattttccccatttttttccctgcccatttttctcccccaattttcccattttttgccccatttttggTCCCACCTGTCTTGGCTGCTCGCTGAGCCTCTGGGGGTCACTCCTGACTTTGTTCCCAGGGTGATTTGTCACTTTGGTCACCGGCTGCTTGAAAATCGACGCCGTCTGGCGGATGGGCAGGGTGGTGTTCAGGTCGGGTTTGCCCTGgggaataattaaaaatttgttAATGAATCCGTTAAGGAATGAGAGGAAAATcgatggggaaaaattggggaagattgggaaaaaatgggggaaaaaacgggggaaaaatggggaaaaatgggggaaaaatgggggaaatcggggaaaattgggataaaaatgggaataaaatggggagaaattgggggaaaaattgggataaaaattGAGACaaaattgagagaaaattggggggaaattgggggaaaattggggaaaaaattggggaaaattggaaaaaatttggaaaaaaatggggaaaattgggggaaaattgagagaaaattggggggaaattgggaataaaatgggggaaaattgggtgaaaattgagggaaaattggaaaaaattagagaaaaaatggaggaaaaatggggggaaattgggataaaatgggaataaaatcggggaaaattgggaaaaaaatttggaataaaatgggggaaaattgggagaaaattgagagaaaattgggggaaatttgagagaaaaattggggaaaaattggaaaaattagagaaaaaatggaggaaaaaatgggggaaaattggaggaaaattaaggaaaattggcaggaaaattggggaaaatttggggggaaaatgggaaaaaattggggggaaattgggataaattgaggaaaaaattgggaaaaaattggggaaaaactgggggaaattggtaaaaattggagaaaaatggggggaaattggggggaaaattgggaaaatttgggggaaaattggggaaaattgggataaacttgagggaaaattggggggaaattgagagaaaattgggaaaaaattcaggaaaatctgggggaaatttgggggaaaattgggaaaaaattggggaaaaccTGGGGGAAAATTAGTAagaattgggggaaaattggaggaaaattaggaaaaattggggaaaaattcactaaaaaatggggaaaaattgcaaataaattgtggaaaaattggggaaaatggaaggaaaattggggaaaaatgggggaaagttGGGATAAGATTGAgagaaaaattggagaaaatttaaaaaaaaaggggaaaaaatcgcgaaaaattggggagaaaattggggaaaaattaggaaaaattgggaaaacattggggggaaattggaggaaaatgaggaaaaattgggaaaaaaattcagagaaaattggggcaaaattgggggaaaattgggaaaaattggggaaaattggggaaaaaatgggaaaaattggaggaaaattggggaaaaattgggggaaaaatggggaaaaattggggaaaatttggggaaaattggtaaaaattggagaaaaaatgggaggaaaattggggaaaaattggggaaaaatttggaataaaataggggaaaattggggggaaattgggaaaaaattgggaaaaatggggaaaaattgaaaaaaaatgagaggaaaaattggggaaaaattgggggaaaattggggcaaaattgggggaaaattgggaaaaaattgggaaaaatttgggaaaaatcagggagaaaatggggaaaaattggaggaaaattgggggaaatttggggaaaattaaggaaaaattggggaaaaattgggaaaaatttgggaaaaatcagggagaaaatggggaaaaattggaggaaaattggggcaaaattgggggaaaattagtaaaaattggagaaaaaattgggaaaaattgcgaaaaaattgggaaaaattgggaaaattggaggaaaattggagaaaaatgagaggaaaattggaggaaaattggggaaaaattggggaaaatttgggaaaaatttgggaaaaatcagggagaaaatggggaaaaattggcgaaaaattggggaaaaatcacaaaaaaattgggggaaaattggggaaaaattggggaaaatttggggaaaaaaaaaaatggggaaaaatttaggaaaaattggggggaaaattggggaaaaaattggggaaaaattgggggaaaatggggggaaaattggggaaaaaatgggaggaaaaattggggaaaaatgggacaaaaaatcagaaaaaaatcaggaaaaaattggggaaaattggggaaattgggaaaacCTGAGATGAAAAAAACGACAAATCAGAGGAAACTTTTGGTGAAAAACCTTGGGGGGGTTGAGGGACAAAATTGGGAAAGTTTCtgtttgggaaaattggggaaaaattgggggaaaaattgggaaaaatttgggaaaaattgggggaaaatggggaaaaattgggaaaaattggaggaaaattgggggaaatttgggggaaaattaaggaaaaattggggaaaaattgggaaaaatttgggaaaaaagggagaaaaaggggaaaaattggcgaaaaattggggaaaaatcacgaaaaaattgggggaaaattggggaaaaatggggaaaaattgcgaaaaaattgggggaaaattggacaaaaataggaaaaaacaggaaaaatgggggaaaggaaaattgggggaaaaattgagaatgaaaaagaaaatttggaataaaattggggaaaattgttGGGGGAAAGAGTtctgtttgggaaaaaattgggaaaaatggggaaaaattggagaaaaatgagaggaaaattggggaaaaattgggggaaaattggggcaaaattggggaaaattggggaaaaattggggaaaaatttgggaaaaatgggggaaaaagggaaaaattggggaaaaattgggaaaaattgggggaaaattggggaaaattggggaaaatttgggaaaaattgggggaaaaaatggggaaaatttgggaaaaatcagggaaaaattgggggaaatttgggggaaaaaaggaaaaattggggaaaaattgggaaaaatttggggaaaatcagggagaaaatggggaaaaattggcgaaaaattggggaaaaatcatgaaaaaattgggggaaaattggggaaaaatggggaaaaattggggaaaattggggaaaaattgggggaaaattggggaaaaatggggaaaaattgcgaaaaaattgggggaaaattggacgaaaaaatcaggaaaaaatcaggaaaaattggggaaacgCTGGGAATACCTGAGATGAAGAAAACCACAAATCAATTTCAATTTTGGTTGCCCACCTTGTTGGGGTTGAGGGCGTCGTTGGGCAGTTTCTGTTTGGGGAAAAgtggggcaaaaatggggaaaagtggggaaaaatggggggaaaatgggggaaaaatagggaaaattgggggagaatttgggaaaatttggggaaaaattgggggaaaattgggaaaaatttaggaaaaattgggaggaaaattggggaaatggggaaaaattggggaaaatttggggaaaattggtaaaaattggaggaaaaaatgggaggaaaattggggaaaaattggggaaaaatttggaataaaataggggaaaattggggggaaattgggaaaaaattgggaaaaatggggaaaagttggagaaaaatgagaggaaaattgggggaaaattggggaaattgggaaaaaattgggaaaaatttgggaaaaatcagggagaaaatggggaaaaattgggaaaaataggaggaaaattgggggaaaaattggggtaaatttgggggaaaaattgggaaaaatttgggaaaaatcagggaaaaaggggaaaattggaatataatgggattaaaatggaaaagggaaaaattggggaaattggtgaaaattggagaaaaatttgggaaaaaatggggaaaaattggagaaaaatgagaggaaaattggaggaaaattggggaaaaattgggaaaattttgggaaaatcagggagaaaatgggggatcaaaaattttggggaaaaatttttggggaaaatagggaaaaaattgaaaaatattgggggaaaattggaaaaataaggaaaaaaattggaaaaataggaaaatttggggaaatcgGGGGAATACCTgagatgaaaaaaacaaataatttcatttttggtgCCCACCTTGTTGGGGTTGAGGGGTTTTTGGCagttttgtttggggattttggggaatattgggaattttgggaaaaataggaaaagctgaggaaaaatggggataagggggaaaaaatagggaattttaggggatttttggggaatttttgggaaaatttttggggatttgggaagtATAGTTTAggaaaattttgggaggaatttggggaaatttgggggaatttggggaatttttggggaaaatttggggaaaattggggattttttggaggaaaaatgggaataattgggggaaaattggggaaattttggaataaaataaggaaaaggggggattttgggaaaatttttggggaaaaggggattttttggagaaaaatgagaggaatttggggaaattttgggggaattggggcaattttttggggaaaatttttgggaatttttggggaataagAGAGAGTataggggaatttttgggaaaattgaggaattttggggatttttgggggaatttaaggaaaattttggggaaaaattgggaaatttttggggaaaataggggagaaaatggggaaaaattggaataaaatgggattaaTTTTGAGGAtttgaaatttgggggaaattttggggaaattttgggaaaagggaaaaatggggaaaatgagaaaatgagaggaaaattggaggaaatttttgggggatttgggaaattttgggaaatttagggagaaaaggggatttttggggaaattttggggaatagaaaaaagaggaaaaggaaaatttggatagagaaagaaaattaaagattttttcaattttggtgggattttgttgggttttttgtttttaaattttgttttttgggttgggttgaaaTGGGAGGttgttttggggtaatttttctgagtttttgcggggcttttggggaatttttcccaTTGGGGGtgattttccagaatttttcaatttttgggggattttttggagattttggttcagaatggggattttgggtgatttttggggaaaaaaaccggGGATTTTTGGCGGTTTTTCGGCCGTTTTTGAGggaaataatgagatttttcgGGGaattttttggccatttttggggaatttttttgagaattttgaaagaat containing:
- the LOC115917189 gene encoding methyl-CpG-binding domain protein 2-like; this encodes PKQKLPNDALNPNKGKPDLNTTLPIRQTASIFKQPVTKVTNHPGNKVRSDPQRLSEQPRQLFWEKRLQGLSASDVSEQIIKSMELPKGLQGGVPKIRKFGPKNGKIWSEKSQNLAPKIRKFGSKNAKIWSGPEVSGSRCCRNVATFCTKQLGRITARPNVPAVWLNTAQPLCRHLVVTDDDIRKQEERVQAVRKKLEEALLAEVLSRSCERRESPERDGENGHGH